Proteins encoded by one window of Brevibacterium atlanticum:
- a CDS encoding 2-hydroxycarboxylate transporter family protein, with product MSEIPSTSQGDGTSQEDTTSTAESLLNDPTTSPEGDKTAGRKRDLFTIAGMPYLYFGALFITFLIAALTNNLPDSMLVGFGITVVLGGLLMMIGQLAPKVRDFGFPTLLCTFVPAILIYFGLMPRSVPPVVTNFLDGYGFLDFFVVAVIAGSVLGMPRTLLLTAGPRFLVPLLGCIVVTFVAIGAISALLGFGFIKGILFIAGPIMAGGIGVGAIPMSQMYAAQTGAEASSFMADLMAAVVIGNVFCIVFAGLLNGIGRTGKQWFVGFNGEGELMRIQGRRNELTLPKKKSAATFQNLGIGVAISSGLFILGTLLGAIMPFLHPYAWTIIAAAAIKILGLFPRQLEEASTDWGDLMTSYFLPALLVAVSITYIDIDEVIGAVTDPVFMGLTVLAVICSGLVAGCLGWLLKFNFIEAAVTPGLVMADTGGSGDVSVLSAADRIHLMPFAALSTRLGGAVNLFLVSMLVPFLSM from the coding sequence ATGTCCGAAATTCCGTCTACATCACAAGGTGACGGCACCTCTCAGGAGGACACCACCTCCACCGCAGAGAGTTTGCTGAACGATCCGACCACTTCGCCCGAAGGAGACAAGACAGCCGGCCGGAAACGAGATCTGTTTACGATCGCCGGAATGCCCTACCTGTATTTCGGAGCACTATTCATCACATTCCTCATCGCGGCGCTGACGAACAACCTGCCGGACAGCATGCTCGTCGGTTTCGGCATCACCGTCGTTCTCGGGGGACTGCTGATGATGATCGGTCAACTCGCGCCGAAGGTCCGCGATTTCGGCTTCCCAACTCTCCTATGCACGTTCGTACCGGCCATACTCATCTACTTCGGGTTGATGCCCCGATCAGTTCCTCCCGTTGTGACGAACTTCCTCGATGGCTATGGCTTTCTCGACTTCTTCGTCGTTGCAGTCATCGCAGGGTCGGTTTTGGGTATGCCGAGGACACTGCTGCTCACAGCGGGACCTAGGTTCCTCGTGCCGCTGCTCGGATGCATTGTTGTCACCTTTGTGGCCATCGGCGCGATCAGTGCGCTGCTCGGATTCGGATTCATCAAAGGGATCCTCTTCATCGCGGGGCCGATTATGGCCGGCGGCATCGGTGTCGGGGCTATCCCCATGTCTCAGATGTATGCGGCACAAACAGGGGCCGAAGCCTCTTCCTTCATGGCCGACCTCATGGCGGCCGTGGTGATAGGCAACGTCTTCTGCATCGTTTTCGCTGGGCTGCTCAACGGTATCGGACGCACCGGTAAACAGTGGTTCGTGGGGTTCAACGGTGAAGGGGAACTCATGCGAATTCAGGGTCGGCGCAATGAACTGACGCTGCCGAAGAAGAAGAGCGCGGCCACCTTTCAAAACCTCGGCATCGGAGTTGCGATCTCATCCGGGCTCTTCATCCTCGGAACTCTTCTCGGCGCCATCATGCCGTTTCTTCATCCCTACGCATGGACGATCATCGCAGCTGCGGCGATCAAGATCCTGGGGCTTTTCCCTCGTCAGCTGGAGGAAGCGAGCACCGACTGGGGAGATCTGATGACTTCTTACTTCCTCCCGGCGCTTCTCGTTGCGGTGAGCATCACCTACATCGACATCGACGAGGTCATCGGTGCGGTCACGGATCCGGTTTTCATGGGGCTGACTGTGCTTGCAGTCATCTGCTCTGGTCTCGTGGCCGGCTGCCTAGGCTGGCTTCTCAAGTTCAACTTCATCGAAGCCGCCGTCACACCGGGCTTGGTCATGGCGGACACCGGCGGCAGCGGTGATGTCTCGGTGCTCAGCGCAGCCGATCGCATCCACCTCATGCCCTTTGCTGCTCTGAGCACTCGTCTCGGTGGGGCTGTCAATCTGTTCCTGGTCTCGATGCTCGTTCCGTTCCTCAGCATGTGA